In Dysidea avara chromosome 3, odDysAvar1.4, whole genome shotgun sequence, a single window of DNA contains:
- the LOC136249034 gene encoding uncharacterized protein yields MASSAALVSAERNPLGKRLNSQTKFLLMKLWTYFEQEANKSKVSVNVKQRISKATGISESSIVRVRMEYRKKGGFSTPRKRYKRSRIRVDADSFDRDAIRRKIHLLYDKKENLSLSKILSKLQNDGVFSGGRTSLRRVLKDMGFKHRTINDKRVYYEQPRIVHQRHKYLRRMRRNRTEGKPVVYLDETWANAHDGKSRAWVEADKTTGGTIGGVSKPSGKGERLIILHAGGKDGWIPGCDWVFKAKKGSAADYHQEMNAENFDRWFKEKLLPALPANCLIVMDNASYHSRHLEEQPKQKWRKAQLKEWLNKKRIAYPESSLKRDLWEIIKRAKTPARYAIDEIAGSKGHEVVRLPVAHCELNPIEMAWSQVKGHVKRNNKRFTLTEVKELVYQGFEAVTSERWQSLIKHVQEEVEDHYWEQDGLHEELLERFLIHVSSDSSDSEDGDGGDGGINDSSTTSNSESESSSEPTSSDESSDGWD; encoded by the exons atggcgtccagtgcagCGTTAGTGAGTGCGGAGCGAAACCCTCTTGGAAAgaggttaaacagccaaacaaaGTTTCTACTCATGAAGCTTTGGACCTACTTCGAGCAAGAAGCGAACAAGTCTAAAGTTTCCGTCAATGTGAAGCAGAGAATCTCTAAGGCCACTG GGATTTCAGAGTCATCTATTGTAAGAGTGAGGATGGAGTACCGCAAGAAAGGCGGGTTTTCtacgccaagaaaaag GTACAAACGTTCACGAATCCGtgttgatgcagacagtttCGACCGGGATGCAATCAGACGGAAAATACATTTGTTATACGACAAGAAAGAAAATCTATCACTGTCGAAGATTTTG TCAAAACTccagaatgatggtgttttctccgGGGGAAGAACATCACTTAGAAGGGTATTGAAGGATATGGGATTCAAGCATAGaacgattaatgacaagag gGTATACTATGAGCAGCCCCGTATAGTCCATCAgcgtcataaatatttgagacGAATGAGgcgcaacagaactgaagggaAACCAGTGGTGtacttggatgagacttgggccAATGCGCATGATGGAAAGTCCAGAGCCTGGGTAGAGGCTGATAAGACTACTGGGGGGACTATAGGAGGAGTCAG CAAGCCATCAGGTAAAGGAGAGCGCCTTATTATCTTACATGCTGGAGGCAAAGATGGATGGATTCCCG GTTGTGATTGGGTTTTTAAAGCCAAGAAAGGATCTGCAGCTGATTACCATCAAGAAATGAATGCAGAGAATTTTGATAGGTGGTTTAAAGAAAAGTTACTTCCAGCATTACCAGCCAATTGTCTGATTGTAATGGACAATGCCAGTTACCATAG TCGCCACTTGGAGGAGCAACCAAAGCAAAAGTGGCGAAAAGCACAGCTGAAAGAGTGGTTAAATAAGAAAC GTATAGCATATCCAGAAAGTTCACTGAAAAGAGATCTGTGGGAAATCATCAAACGAGCAAAAACTCCTGCAAGATATGCTATAGATGAGATAGCTGGAAGTAAAG GCCATGAAGTAGTCAGACTACCAGTTGCACACTGTGAACTGAATCCTATTGAGATGGCCTGGAGTCAAGTGAAGGGACACGTAAAGCGGAACAACAAGAG GTTTACTTTGACTGAAGTTAAGGAACTGGTTTATCAAGGATTTGAGGCTGTTACATCTGAGAGGTGGCAATCTTTGATAAAGCACGTTCAAGAAGAAGTCGAAGATCATTACTGGGAACAGGATGGACTTCATGAGGAACTTCTAGAACGATTCCTCATTCACGTCAGCAGTGATAGTAgcgatagtgaagatggtgatggtggtgatggtggtattaatgactCCTCCACCACCAGCAACAGTGAGTCCGAGTCTTCTTCTGAGcctacttcatctgat GAGTCATCGGATGGCTGGGATTGA
- the LOC136249035 gene encoding uncharacterized protein isoform X3 — protein MRSLLSAFQIALAVSSSPCCENANDSSCNWEHGRWLGTSSTSVSPSCLDDSSVAFRFLSFSQHCTAFCPEATKTSGGAPIAFSHASGPQDGPKLQRSPAPAQRPCQEPLWTLLICFPPSNFDLICIQLSARSSSGMSLTSSRHSSLVAYIQCCACSVIRSSRSSGHSSGGWRPEDDAEADNVVGSKSSCGVLVLLSDGAGLVDVVGILITGVGVDIVGVLTATIGGGTDAAEVDEIYAAVGVAPKAVERSIHEVLLQLDNGSCPVWLFAPHHDCTTSCSGLLETKFSSCVRKHLTE, from the exons ATGCGTAGCCTCCTTTCAGCTTTCCAAATTGCCCTTGCAGTGTCATCATCTCCCTGTTGTGAG AATGCCAATGACAGTTCCTGCAATTGGGAGCATGGGAGGTGGCTGGGAACATCATCCACTTCAGTTTCACCATCATGTCTAGATG ACTCATCAGTAGCCTTCCGCTTCCTATCCTTCTCACAGCATTGTACAGCATTCTGTCCAGAAGCCACGAAGACATCAGGTGGAGCGCCAATAGCCTTCTCCCATGCCAGTGGTCCCCAAGATGGTCCCAAGTTGCAGCGTAGTCCAGCTCCAGCACAACGGCCTTGCCAGGAGCCGCTCTGGACTCTATTGATTTGCTTCCCACCGTCAAACTTCGACCTGATATGCATCCAGCTTTCTGCCAG ATCTTCTTCTGGGATGTCTCTCACTTCGTCCAGACACTCATCACTTGTGGCATATATCCAGTGCTGTGCCTGTTCAGTCATCAGATCATCAAGGTCATCTGGACATTCATCAGGTGGATGGAGGCCAGAAGATGATGCTGAAGCTGACAATGTGGTAGGAAGTAAATCAAGTTGTGGAGTATTAGTACTGCTGTCTGATGGTGCTGGGCTAGTGGATGTAGTGGGCATATTAATAACTGGAGTAGGGGTTGATATTGTGGGCGTGTTAACAGCTACAATCGGGGGTGGTACTGATGCAGCGGAAGTTGATG AAATCTATGCTGCAGTTGGTGTGGCACCCAAAGCAGTGGAGAGGTCCATTCATGAGGTCTTGTTGCAGCTTGATAATGGCAGTTGTCCTGTCTGGCTCTTTGCTCCTCATCACGATTGCACAACGAGCTGCTCTG GATTGTTGGAAACTAAATTCTCCAGTTGTGTGCGAAAGCACTTGACTGAGTGA
- the LOC136249035 gene encoding uncharacterized protein isoform X1 — MRSLLSAFQIALAVSSSPCCENANDSSCNWEHGRWLGTSSTSVSPSCLDDSSVAFRFLSFSQHCTAFCPEATKTSGGAPIAFSHASGPQDGPKLQRSPAPAQRPCQEPLWTLLICFPPSNFDLICIQLSASLPISCGALLTSLLTARWISHIIPMSMFCRSSSGMSLTSSRHSSLVAYIQCCACSVIRSSRSSGHSSGGWRPEDDAEADNVVGSKSSCGVLVLLSDGAGLVDVVGILITGVGVDIVGVLTATIGGGTDAAEVDEIYAAVGVAPKAVERSIHEVLLQLDNGSCPVWLFAPHHDCTTSCSGLLETKFSSCVRKHLTE; from the exons ATGCGTAGCCTCCTTTCAGCTTTCCAAATTGCCCTTGCAGTGTCATCATCTCCCTGTTGTGAG AATGCCAATGACAGTTCCTGCAATTGGGAGCATGGGAGGTGGCTGGGAACATCATCCACTTCAGTTTCACCATCATGTCTAGATG ACTCATCAGTAGCCTTCCGCTTCCTATCCTTCTCACAGCATTGTACAGCATTCTGTCCAGAAGCCACGAAGACATCAGGTGGAGCGCCAATAGCCTTCTCCCATGCCAGTGGTCCCCAAGATGGTCCCAAGTTGCAGCGTAGTCCAGCTCCAGCACAACGGCCTTGCCAGGAGCCGCTCTGGACTCTATTGATTTGCTTCCCACCGTCAAACTTCGACCTGATATGCATCCAGCTTTCTGCCAG CTTACCAATTAGCTGTGGAGCCTTGCTCACCAGTCTACTAACAGCTCGCTGGATATCGCATATCATTCCCATGTCAATGTTTTGCAGATCTTCTTCTGGGATGTCTCTCACTTCGTCCAGACACTCATCACTTGTGGCATATATCCAGTGCTGTGCCTGTTCAGTCATCAGATCATCAAGGTCATCTGGACATTCATCAGGTGGATGGAGGCCAGAAGATGATGCTGAAGCTGACAATGTGGTAGGAAGTAAATCAAGTTGTGGAGTATTAGTACTGCTGTCTGATGGTGCTGGGCTAGTGGATGTAGTGGGCATATTAATAACTGGAGTAGGGGTTGATATTGTGGGCGTGTTAACAGCTACAATCGGGGGTGGTACTGATGCAGCGGAAGTTGATG AAATCTATGCTGCAGTTGGTGTGGCACCCAAAGCAGTGGAGAGGTCCATTCATGAGGTCTTGTTGCAGCTTGATAATGGCAGTTGTCCTGTCTGGCTCTTTGCTCCTCATCACGATTGCACAACGAGCTGCTCTG GATTGTTGGAAACTAAATTCTCCAGTTGTGTGCGAAAGCACTTGACTGAGTGA
- the LOC136249041 gene encoding uncharacterized protein, which yields MERRKTVHTSALLTCAHKILTMMLYHTLNNVLEDWKVCNSMCEEYIVDHLAIAREKCEGISCKLWKFCLDNGIYSVLKYADEGFVVHSKLRPTTVGKVSPNYLKYKQERNEIGHGGFGRVYKFTTDLAIKEEYKRPLFLNAAVFKQLIRCNNSKDDHVIPLLEYVVGGFCEDDPNKHVFLFVMPHMNRGGLPNLFKKQNCVIKYMVNYPILKKQCRIFSNYINMFIQVFKGLQYLHSNEIVHGDVKDTNILVHQTCSCTSPLLCACPGDLGVTYVLGDMDLLCIHGKHLSGKYVKWAKAKCCDPSGTPGMKATELYFTGMKREKCGSNATDVWACCVTMMKVLVGDVIVKEATKQIKEYFDAVSIQSSKHVFNIVEAHKIAHQLKHEIEVFDWSKGREMGQGYLKEKIMEKFDKMTHFLKSGELLKQAHWISSYTYPEKLPLPFILGAVHGANSLHH from the exons ATGGAGAGGAGAAAAACTGTCCATACTTCAGCACTGCTGACTTG TGCTCACAAAATTTTGACAATGATGCTCTACCACACTTTAAACAATGTCTTAGAAGAttggaaagtgtgcaacagtatGTGTGAAGAATACATCGTAGATCACCTTGCAATTGCAAGGGAAAAGTGTGAAGGAATAAGCTGCAAACTTTG GAAGTTTTGTCTTGATAATGGAATCTACTCTGTCTTGAAGTATGCTGATGAAGGGTTTGTAGTTCATTCT AAACTTAGACCGACCACGGTCGGTAAAGTATCTCCTAATTACCTGAAATATAAACAGGAAAGGAATGAAATTGGACATGGTGGATTTGGAAGGGTTTACAAGTTTACTACAGACCTTGCAATTAAAGAAGAATATAAG CGTCCATTGTTCTTGAATGCAGCTGTTTTTAAGCAGTTGATTCGGTGTAATAACTCTAAAGATGATCATGTGATTCCGCTGCTGGAATATGTTGTTG GAGGATTTTGTGAAGATGATCCCAATAAACATGTGTTTCTTTTTGTTATGCCTCACATGAATCGAG GTGGACTACCTAACCTTTTCAAGAAACAAAACTGTGTCATCAAGTATATGGTCAATTACCCAATCCTAAAGAAGCAGTGCCGTATTTTTAGCAACTACATAAACATGTTCATACAAGTTTTTAAAGGATTGCAATACTTGCACAGCAATGAAATTGTACATGGAGATGTTAAAG ATACAAATATCTTGGTGCACCAGACTTGTAGCTGTACAAGTCCTCTATTGTGTGCTTGTCCTGGTGATTTGGGAGTGACTTATGTGTTAGGTGACATGGACCTGTTGTGTATTCATGGAAAACATTTAAGCGGGAAGTATGTTAAATGGGCCAAAGCGAAATGCTGTGATCCATCAGGAACTCCTGGTATGAAGGCAACAGAG TTATACTTTACTGGAATGAAACGGGAAAAGTGTGGAAGCAATGCCACAGATGTTTGGGCTTGCTGTGTGACAATGATGAAAGTTTTGGTGGGAGATGTTATAGTTAAAGAGGCTACAAAGCAG ATTAAGGAGTATTTTGATGCTGTTAGTATTCAGAGTAGTAAGCATGTTTTCAACATTGTTGAAGCTCATAAAATTGCGCACCAG CTGAAACATGAAATTGAAGTGTTTGATTGGAGTAAAGGAAGAGAAATGGGTCAAGGGTATCTCAAAGAAAAGATAATGGAAAAATTTGACAAGATGACACAT TTTCTGAAAAGTGGTGAACTTCTAAAGCAAGCCCACTGGATATCTTCATACACTTATCCAGAAAAGTTGCCACTACCATTCATACTTGGAGCTGTTCATGGG
- the LOC136249035 gene encoding uncharacterized protein isoform X4 produces the protein MQPKLLADSSVAFRFLSFSQHCTAFCPEATKTSGGAPIAFSHASGPQDGPKLQRSPAPAQRPCQEPLWTLLICFPPSNFDLICIQLSASLPISCGALLTSLLTARWISHIIPMSMFCRSSSGMSLTSSRHSSLVAYIQCCACSVIRSSRSSGHSSGGWRPEDDAEADNVVGSKSSCGVLVLLSDGAGLVDVVGILITGVGVDIVGVLTATIGGGTDAAEVDEIYAAVGVAPKAVERSIHEVLLQLDNGSCPVWLFAPHHDCTTSCSGLLETKFSSCVRKHLTE, from the exons ATGCAACCAAAATTGCTTGCTG ACTCATCAGTAGCCTTCCGCTTCCTATCCTTCTCACAGCATTGTACAGCATTCTGTCCAGAAGCCACGAAGACATCAGGTGGAGCGCCAATAGCCTTCTCCCATGCCAGTGGTCCCCAAGATGGTCCCAAGTTGCAGCGTAGTCCAGCTCCAGCACAACGGCCTTGCCAGGAGCCGCTCTGGACTCTATTGATTTGCTTCCCACCGTCAAACTTCGACCTGATATGCATCCAGCTTTCTGCCAG CTTACCAATTAGCTGTGGAGCCTTGCTCACCAGTCTACTAACAGCTCGCTGGATATCGCATATCATTCCCATGTCAATGTTTTGCAGATCTTCTTCTGGGATGTCTCTCACTTCGTCCAGACACTCATCACTTGTGGCATATATCCAGTGCTGTGCCTGTTCAGTCATCAGATCATCAAGGTCATCTGGACATTCATCAGGTGGATGGAGGCCAGAAGATGATGCTGAAGCTGACAATGTGGTAGGAAGTAAATCAAGTTGTGGAGTATTAGTACTGCTGTCTGATGGTGCTGGGCTAGTGGATGTAGTGGGCATATTAATAACTGGAGTAGGGGTTGATATTGTGGGCGTGTTAACAGCTACAATCGGGGGTGGTACTGATGCAGCGGAAGTTGATG AAATCTATGCTGCAGTTGGTGTGGCACCCAAAGCAGTGGAGAGGTCCATTCATGAGGTCTTGTTGCAGCTTGATAATGGCAGTTGTCCTGTCTGGCTCTTTGCTCCTCATCACGATTGCACAACGAGCTGCTCTG GATTGTTGGAAACTAAATTCTCCAGTTGTGTGCGAAAGCACTTGACTGAGTGA
- the LOC136249035 gene encoding uncharacterized protein isoform X2 has protein sequence MCVPFNWYAYSAITKLLYYLEYALHELILLSTDAVQYFARFLLSLDSSVAFRFLSFSQHCTAFCPEATKTSGGAPIAFSHASGPQDGPKLQRSPAPAQRPCQEPLWTLLICFPPSNFDLICIQLSASLPISCGALLTSLLTARWISHIIPMSMFCRSSSGMSLTSSRHSSLVAYIQCCACSVIRSSRSSGHSSGGWRPEDDAEADNVVGSKSSCGVLVLLSDGAGLVDVVGILITGVGVDIVGVLTATIGGGTDAAEVDEIYAAVGVAPKAVERSIHEVLLQLDNGSCPVWLFAPHHDCTTSCSGLLETKFSSCVRKHLTE, from the exons ATGTGTGTTCCCTTTAACTGGTATGCATATTCTGCAATAACTAAACTTTTGTATTACCTGGAGTATGCTCTTCATGAGCttatactgttatcaacagaTGCTGTACAGTATTTTGCCCGTTTCCTCCTTTCTTTAGACTCATCAGTAGCCTTCCGCTTCCTATCCTTCTCACAGCATTGTACAGCATTCTGTCCAGAAGCCACGAAGACATCAGGTGGAGCGCCAATAGCCTTCTCCCATGCCAGTGGTCCCCAAGATGGTCCCAAGTTGCAGCGTAGTCCAGCTCCAGCACAACGGCCTTGCCAGGAGCCGCTCTGGACTCTATTGATTTGCTTCCCACCGTCAAACTTCGACCTGATATGCATCCAGCTTTCTGCCAG CTTACCAATTAGCTGTGGAGCCTTGCTCACCAGTCTACTAACAGCTCGCTGGATATCGCATATCATTCCCATGTCAATGTTTTGCAGATCTTCTTCTGGGATGTCTCTCACTTCGTCCAGACACTCATCACTTGTGGCATATATCCAGTGCTGTGCCTGTTCAGTCATCAGATCATCAAGGTCATCTGGACATTCATCAGGTGGATGGAGGCCAGAAGATGATGCTGAAGCTGACAATGTGGTAGGAAGTAAATCAAGTTGTGGAGTATTAGTACTGCTGTCTGATGGTGCTGGGCTAGTGGATGTAGTGGGCATATTAATAACTGGAGTAGGGGTTGATATTGTGGGCGTGTTAACAGCTACAATCGGGGGTGGTACTGATGCAGCGGAAGTTGATG AAATCTATGCTGCAGTTGGTGTGGCACCCAAAGCAGTGGAGAGGTCCATTCATGAGGTCTTGTTGCAGCTTGATAATGGCAGTTGTCCTGTCTGGCTCTTTGCTCCTCATCACGATTGCACAACGAGCTGCTCTG GATTGTTGGAAACTAAATTCTCCAGTTGTGTGCGAAAGCACTTGACTGAGTGA